The following proteins are encoded in a genomic region of Arachis stenosperma cultivar V10309 chromosome 4, arast.V10309.gnm1.PFL2, whole genome shotgun sequence:
- the LOC130976031 gene encoding probable F-box protein At4g22030, producing the protein MASLQIIASSSSSVFSSSSQRIKSSIQFPKLPNRVPPSYNYVPSRKLFEELNGFRFTTPPTFQQDSSSSSSSSSSNTTQQLYAILEAVADRVELHHNVADQRNNWNTLLLNNINMLTLTATAMAAMAAATPLLELKISSTLLFSAATGMMLVVNKIQPSQLAEEQRNATRLFKQLQSQIETTIALGNANQEDVKKAMEKVLALDKAYPLPLLGVMIEKFPSKFEPAVWWPQQQPLSPSSKRRSGRRNGWNEGLERELKDVLEVVKRKDMEDYDRLGNMVLKIHKSLAIAGPLLSGIAAVGSMFVSEGSSWVAMVTVMAGALATAVNALEHGGQVGMVSEMYRNTGGFFRLLEDSIEEEVEEERENGELFEMKVALKLGRSVSQLRQLAKKSSYSRVEGTPTNDEFASKIF; encoded by the coding sequence ATGGCTTCTTTACAGATCAtcgcatcatcatcatcatcagtgttttcttcttcttcacagaGAATCAAATCCTCCATCCAATTCCCAAAGCTCCCTAATAGAGTTCCTCCTTCTTATAATTATGTACCAAGCAGAAAGCTATTTGAGGAGCTCAACGGTTTCCGTTTCACAACCCCACCAACCTTTCAAcaagattcttcttcttcttcatcatcgtCGTCATCCAACACAACTCAACAACTCTATGCAATTCTAGAGGCTGTAGCTGACAGGGTTGAACTGCACCACAACGTTGCCGACCAGCGTAACAACTGGAACACCCTCCTCTTGAACAACATCAACATGCTCACCCTCACTGCCACCGCCATGGCCGCCATGGCTGCCGCCACACCACTCTTGGAACTCAAGATATCCTCCACGCTCTTGTTCTCCGCCGCCACGGGAATGATGCTGGTGGTAAACAAGATCCAACCCTCCCAGCTGGCGGAGGAACAAAGAAACGCCACGAGGCTCTTCAAGCAGCTCCAGTCTCAAATCGAAACCACAATAGCACTTGGAAACGCTAACCAGGAAGATGTGAAGAAGGCGATGGAGAAGGTTCTGGCACTTGACAAAGCCTACCCTCTTCCATTATTGGGTGTTATGATCGAAAAATTCCCTTCCAAATTTGAACCTGCAGTTTGGTGGCCGCAACAACAACCATTATCACCATCTTCAAAgcgaagaagtggaagaagaaatgGGTGGAACGAAGGGCTAGAAAGGGAACTGAAGGACGTATTGGAAGTGGTGAAGAGAAAAGACATGGAAGACTATGACAGGCTTGGGAACATGGTTTTGAAGATCCACAAGAGCCTTGCAATTGCAGGGCCATTACTGAGTGGAATTGCGGCGGTTGGTTCTATGTTTGTCAGTGAAGGGTCGTCGTGGGTTGCCATGGTTACGGTTATGGCTGGGGCTTTGGCAACTGCGGTGAATGCGTTGGAGCATGGTGGACAAGTGGGGATGGTGTCTGAGATGTACAGAAACACTGGTGGATTCTTCAGGCTTCTAGAAGATTCGATTGAAGAGGAGGTTGAGGAAGAAAGAGAGAATGGGGAGTTGTTTGAGATGAAAGTGGCTTTGAAGCTTGGAAGAAGCGTTTCACAGTTAAGACAACTTGCAAAAAAATCATCTTATTCTCGTGTTGAGGGGACTCCCACTAATGATGAATTCGCTAGCAAGATcttctaa
- the LOC130976825 gene encoding probable F-box protein At4g22030: MSSLQLASSCYCSNIKSKHSSTLSLKRVNCAINVPKASTRKLIVDQGLHKFKETTAPLFEKKNNDNIIKILHDNEDDDRKYTTTTSTDSSEATNTTIRIHELYAVLEAVSDRIEMHNNMKEQRDNWNTLLLNSINMITLTASTMAGVAATTHDVSSLALKLSSALLFTAAMGMLLVMNKIQPSQLAEEQRNATRLFKQLHSQIQATIIALVNNNNNNISIEEAVKGAIEKVLALDKAYPLPLLGAMLEKFPSKFEPARWWPNPNNNNNNNNSQDNNNNGWNIELEREMREVMEVVKRNDKEEYERLGNLALKMNKGLAISGPLLTGIAALGCVAFVGGDNNGGMVGVVAGAMAAVVNAIEHGGQVGMVFEMYRNCGGFFQQLEERVEATLEENDLNKRENGELFEMNMALQLGRSVSQLRQLASTSYSSRLHAIQTDEFASKLF, encoded by the coding sequence ATGTCTTCATTACAATTAGCTTCATCGTGTTATTGCTCTAATATTAAATCTAAACATTCATCAACACTGTCTTTGAAGAGAGTCAACTGCGCTATCAATGTTCCAAAAGCATCAACGAGAAAGCTTATTGTTGATCAAGGATTGcacaaattcaaagaaacaaCAGCACCGTTATttgagaagaagaataatgacaACATCATCAAAATACTACATGATAATGAAGATGATGATCGTAAATATACTACTACTACTAGTACAGATTCTTCTGAGGCCACAAACACCACAATAAGAATTCATGAACTCTATGCAGTGTTAGAGGCAGTATCGGACAGAATTGAAATGCACAACAACATGAAAGAGCAACGTGACAATTGGAACACTCTCCTCTTAAACTCCATCAACATGATAACACTCACTGCCTCAACCATGGCTGGTGTTGCTGCCACCACTCACGATGTTTCTTCTCTTGCCCTCAAGCTATCTTCTGCTCTCTTGTTCACCGCCGCCATGGGGATGTTGCTTGTCATGAACAAGATCCAACCCTCACAACTCGCCGAGGAACAAAGGAACGCCACCAGACTGTTCAAACAACTCCATAGCCAAATCCAAGCCACAATAATAGCCCTagttaacaacaacaacaataatatttcCATTGAAGAAGCAGTGAAGGGTGCAATTGAGAAGGTTTTGGCACTTGACAAAGCTTACCCTCTTCCATTGTTAGGTGCAATGCTTGAAAAGTTCCCATCAAAGTTTGAACCAGCTAGGTGGTGGCCTAACcctaacaacaacaataataataataattctcaagacaacaataataatggttgGAACATAGAACTGGAAAGGGAAATGAGGGAGGTGATGGAAGTGGTAAAGAGAAACGACAAAGAGGAGTATGAGAGGCTAGGGAACTTGGCTTTGAAGATGAACAAGGGATTAGCTATTTCAGGACCTTTGTTGACTGGAATTGCAGCACTTGGATGTGTTGCTTTTGTTGGAGGAGATAACAATGGTGGTATGGTTGGTGTTGTTGCTGGGGCTATGGCTGCTGTGGTGAATGCAATTGAGCATGGAGGACAAGTAGGGATGGTGTTTGAGATGTACAGAAACTGTGGAGGGTTTTTCCAGCAATTGGAAGAGAGAGTTGAAGCCACACTTGAAGAGAATGActtgaataaaagagagaaTGGTGAGTTGTTTGAGATGAATATGGCTTTGCAATTGGGAAGAAGTGTGTCACAGCTGAGACAACTTGCATCAACATCTTATTCCTCTCGTCTACACGCAATTCAGACTGATGAATTTGCCAGCAAACTCTTCTAA
- the LOC130976799 gene encoding probable F-box protein At4g22030 — MASCAYYSVQVSSAMLSYHSSKRSVTAAINVPKLPRIDFKSSVPKIPSKPKLEDFRFIDTATPLLDKNLNNQVQHSNNNNKVLVQLYAILEAVADRIEMHQNIGDQRDNWNTLLLNSINMITLAATTMAAVAAATGPTLALKLSSALLFSAATGMLLIMDKIQPSQLTEEQRNATRYFKQLQSEIQTTLALGNATEEDVKNATEKVLALDKAFPLPLLGAMLEKFPSKFEPAVWWPSTTQSQKKGKIMNNGWSEELEAELREIVEVVKRKDSEDYERLGNIALKTNKALAIAGPLLTGIAAAGSAFLGNGNSWATMVPLMAGSLAAAINTFEHGGQVGMVFEMYRNSAGFFKQLETSIESTLEESDVEKRENGELFEMKVAMKLGRSVSQLRELASKSASCRMEGITVDEFASKLF; from the coding sequence ATGGCTTCTTGTGCTTATTATTCCGTACAAGTCTCGTCAGCTATGCTCTCGTATCATTCATCAAAGAGATCTGTCACCGCTGCAATCAATGTCCCCAAGCTTCCTAGAATCGATTTCAAATCATCAGTGCCTAAGATACCCTCCAAACCTAAGCTTGAGGATTTCAGGTTCATAGACACTGCTACTCCTTTGTTAGACAAGAATCTGAACAATCAAGTGCAacattctaataataataacaaggTTCTTGTTCAACTCTATGCAATCTTGGAGGCTGTAGCTGACAGAATCGAAATGCATCAAAACATTGGGGACCAACGTGACAACTGGAACACTCTTCTCTTGAATTCAATCAACATGATCACTCTCGCCGCAACCACCATGGCTGCTGTTGCCGCCGCAACTGGGCCAACTCTGGCTTTGAAACTATCTTCTGCTCTACTGTTCTCCGCCGCCACGGGGATGCTGCTCATCATGGACAAGATCCAGCCCTCTCAACTCACCGAGGAACAGCGTAATGCAACTCGATACTTCAAGCAGCTTCAGTCCGAAATTCAGACAACACTTGCTCTTGGAaatgccactgaggaagacgTGAAGAATGCAACAGAGAAGGTTTTGGCACTTGACAAagctttcccacttccattgttgGGAGCCATGCTTGAAAAGTTCCCTTCTAAATTTGAACCTGCTGTTTGGTGGCCTTCTACTACTCAGTCCCAAAAGAAGGGGAAAATAATGAACAATGGATGGAGTGAAGAATTAGAAGCGGAACTTAGAGAGATCGTTGAAGTAGTGAAGAGAAAAGACAGCGAGGACTATGAGAGACTTGGGAACATAGCATTAAAGACGAATAAGGCTTTGGCCATTGCTGGCCCTTTGCTCACCGGCATTGCTGCAGCTGGATCTGCATTTCTTGGCAATGGTAATTCATGGGCTACAATGGTGCCTCTCATGGCTGGTTCTTTGGCTGCCGCAATCAACACATTCGAGCATGGAGGCCAAGTTGGTATGGTGTTTGAAATGTACAGAAACTCTGCTGGCTTCTTCAAGCAGTTAGAAACCTCCATTGAATCAACTTTGGAAGAGAGTGATGTGGAGAAAAGAGAAAACGGAGAATTGTTTGAAATGAAGGTGGCAATGAAATTGGGAAGAAGCGTATCACAGCTGAGGGAACTTGCCTCAAAATCTGCTTCCTGTCGAATGGAGGGAATCACGGTTGATGAATTCGCCAGCAAGTTATTCTGA
- the LOC130973718 gene encoding probable F-box protein At4g22030, which translates to MASLLQNYSSSSLTLISSSIKRSRTTTVNAAIHVPKLPIFPSSLPKTNLLHHTLMKESTTTQLTEKKRVLDCNDDNNNNKVVVQLYAILEAVADRIEMHQNIGDQRDNWNTLLLNSINMITLTATTMAAVAATTGPLLALKLSSALLFSAATGMLLIMNKIQPSQLTEEQRNATRYFKQLQSEIQTTLALGNATEEYVKSATEKVLALDKAFPLPLLGAMLEKFPSKFEPAVWWPSTQFQRKSSNKKSQNNNKKMNGWSEELEVELREIVEVVKRKDSEDYERLGNIALKMNKALAIAGPLLTGIAAAGSAFLGNGNSWATMVPLVAGSLAAAINTFEHGGQVGMVFEMYRNSAGFFKQLETSIESTLEESDLERRENGNLFEMKVAMKLGRSVSQLRELASKSASSCVDEFASKLF; encoded by the coding sequence ATGGCTTCCTTATTACAAAActactcatcatcatcattaaccCTAATTTCTTCTTCTATAAAGAGGAGTAGGACTACCACTGTCAACGCCGCAATCCATGTCCCTAAGCTTCCAATCTTCCCTTCTTCCCTTCCAAAAACAAATCTGCTACATCACACACTTATGAAAGAATCCACAACTACTCAGTTAACGGAAAAGAAGAGAGTCCTCGACTgtaatgatgataataataataacaaggTCGTTGTTCAACTCTATGCAATCTTGGAGGCTGTAGCTGACAGAATCGAAATGCATCAAAACATTGGGGATCAACGTGACAACTGGAACACTCTTCTCTTGAACTCAATTAACATGATCACTCTAACCGCCACAACCATGGCTGCAGTTGCTGCCACAACTGGTCCGCTTCTGGCTTTGAAACTATCTTCTGCTCTACTGTTCTCCGCCGCCACGGGGATGCTTCTCATCATGAACAAGATCCAGCCCTCTCAACTCACCGAGGAACAGCGTAATGCAACTCGATACTTCAAGCAGCTTCAATCCGAAATTCAGACAACACTTGCTCTTGGAAATGCCACCGAGGAATACGTGAAGAGTGCAACGGAGAAGGTTTTGGCACTTGACAAagctttcccacttccattgttgGGAGCCATGCTTGAAAAATTCCCTTCTAAGTTTGAACCCGCAGTTTGGTGGCCTTCCACTCAGTTCCAAAGGAAAAGTAGCAACAAAAAATCACAAAACAATAACAAGAAAATGAATGGATGGAGTGAAGAGCTAGAAGTGGAACTTAGAGAGATTGTTGAAGTTGTAAAGAGAAAAGACAGCGAGGACTATgagaggcttgggaacattgcaTTGAAGATGAATAAAGCTTTGGCCATTGCTGGCCCTTTGCTTACCGGCATTGCTGCAGCTGGATCTGCATTTCTTGGAAATGGAAATTCATGGGCTACAATGGTGCCTCTCGTGGCTGGTTCTTTGGCTGCCGCAATCAACACATTCGAGCATGGAGGCCAAGTTGGTATGGTGTTTGAAATGTACAGAAACTCTGCTGGCTTCTTCAAGCAGTTAGAAACCTCCATTGAATCAACTTTGGAAGAGAGTGATTTGGAAAGAAGAGAAAACGGGAATCTGTTTGAAATGAAGGTGGCAATGAAATTGGGAAGAAGCGTATCACAGTTGAGGGAACTTGCCTCAAAATCTGCTTCCTCCTGTGTTGATGAattcgccagcaagctcttttAG